Proteins encoded together in one Amphiprion ocellaris isolate individual 3 ecotype Okinawa chromosome 14, ASM2253959v1, whole genome shotgun sequence window:
- the LOC129350535 gene encoding CAAX prenyl protease 2-like has protein sequence MDDPDGFTGELQSALDVQSWRLCVRDAVWLRNQVVAPVTEELVFRGAMLPMLVPCAGPTAAICVAPLFFGVGMATRFSD, from the exons ATGGACGACCCTGATGGCTTCACCGGGGAACTGCAGTCTGCACTCG ATGTTCAGTCCTGGAGGCTGTGCGTGAGAGATGCAGTGTGGCTCAGGAACCAGGTGGTGGCGCCAGTGACAGAGGAGCTGGTGTTCAGAGGAGCCATGCTGCCCATGCTGGTGCCCTGCGCTGGACCCACAGCTGCCATCTGCGTGGCTCCGCTGTTCTTTGGTGTTGGTATGGCAACAAGAttttcagactga